Part of the Streptomyces sp. HSG2 genome, GGTCCGAACGCGGCGGCGGTCACCGGGCTGGCTCGCCACGCGCTGCGGCTGCTGGCCCGAGAGGGGCTGAACGGTCCGGCCGTACTGGAGCGCCTCAACTCGGCCATCCTCGACGAGGGGGCCCGCAGCCGCTTCCTCACGTTGCTGTACGGGGAGCTGCGGCCGCAGTCCGAGGGCGGCGCGGAACTGCGGCTCGTCTGTGCCGGTCACCCGCTGCCTCTGCGCCTGCGGCAGGACGGCACGGTGACGCCCGCAGCCGAACCACAGCCTTTGCTCGGGGTGTTGGAGGACCTCGAACTCTACGAGCAAACCGTCTTCCTCGACCCCGGCGACGTGCTGCTGTGCGTGACGGACGGAGTGACCGAACGCCGCGAGGGGACCCGCATGCTGGGCGACGACGGCCTTTGCGATGTCCTCACCACCTGCACGGGGCTGACAGCGGGCGCGGTCGCGGCTCGCATCATGCGGGCGGTGGAACGCTTCGCCGCGGACGCCCCGTCCGATGACATGGCCATCCTGGCGATGCGGGTACCGGAGCTTCGTGTGGACTGATCCCGCGGGCCGACGCCGCGACCCCGTCGATGTTGCGGCCCGTTCTCGTGGGCGAGGCACGCATGCCCGGCCTCGCCCACCCTGCCCTGCGCACCGGCAACGGCCTCTCGTCGGTTCGTCATCCACCGAGCAGTGGCACAGAACGAGAAAGGTCCCGCCCTCGCGGGCGAGACCTCCTCATGGGAGCCCCCAAACGGAATCGAACCGTTGACCTTCTCCTTACCATGGAGACGCTCTGCCGACTGAGCTATGGGGGCCTGTCTTCACCGAGGTGAATTCCTCCGTGCGACGAGATAGATCATACCCCGAACGCGCCGATGATCCGAACCAGACCGCCGTTCAGACAGCCGTTCCGAGGAGGGAGCCGAGCGCGTTGCAGGCGCGCACCATGCGACGCATGTCGCGTCTGGTCAACGATGGGTGGACGGACAGCGCGAGCGTCTCCTCGGCCGCCCTCTCCGTCTCGGGCAGGGCGACCGGGCACCGGAACTCTGGCAGGCGGTGGACCGGTGTCCTCACGGGAACCACGCAGTCGACTCCCCTGAGTCGAATGGCTCGTGCGAACGCGTCGCGGTCGGGGCGACCGTTGCCCGGCACCCGGATCACGTACTGGGCGTAGACATGATTGTCGTCCTTGGCCGGCGGACGCACCCCACGCAACCTCGCGTCCAGGTAGGAGGCATGTCGGCGGCGCCGCGTCCACTCGTCGGCCGGGAGCCGTGACTCGCGATGCTCGATCACCGGAAGCCCGTGCCCGCGGGCGGCCACCAGAAGGCGTTCGACGCCCTTGGTCGCACCGAACCGATGCACGGCGACTATCGCTGCGGTCGAGGAGCCGAGGACACTCTCCACAGCGACAGGATCAAGGCAATAGGTCGACGGATCTATGTCCGCGAACACCGGCCGGGCGGCGAGCTGCCGCACGGCCCCGGCCACTTCGACGTTTCCGAAGGCCGGAACGACGACCTCGTCGCCGGCTTCGACACCCGCGGCCCTAAGCGCCCCCACGATACTCATGCCCCTCACCGTGACCGCGGAACGTGAACCCGGGATGACGAGAAACAAAAAAGGGTTGGCCCCGGGAGATGAATCCCGGGGCCAACCCTCAATAATCGTTCGGCGGCGTCCTACTCTCCCACAGGGTCCCCCCTGCAGTACCATCGGCGCTGTAGAGCTTAGCTTCCGGGTTCGGAATGTAACCGGGCGTTTCCCCTACGCTAAAACCACCGAAACACAACGAAACAACAACCAGCACCCCACAACAGG contains:
- a CDS encoding DegT/DnrJ/EryC1/StrS family aminotransferase; translated protein: MSIVGALRAAGVEAGDEVVVPAFGNVEVAGAVRQLAARPVFADIDPSTYCLDPVAVESVLGSSTAAIVAVHRFGATKGVERLLVAARGHGLPVIEHRESRLPADEWTRRRRHASYLDARLRGVRPPAKDDNHVYAQYVIRVPGNGRPDRDAFARAIRLRGVDCVVPVRTPVHRLPEFRCPVALPETERAAEETLALSVHPSLTRRDMRRMVRACNALGSLLGTAV